One genomic segment of Fusobacterium mortiferum ATCC 9817 includes these proteins:
- the polA gene encoding DNA polymerase I — protein sequence MEKKKAVLLDVSAIMYRAYFANMNFRTKTEPTGAVYGFVNTLMSIIKEFSPDYIGAAFDVKRASLKRSEIYKEYKAQRESAPEDLIAQIPRIEELLDCYNIERFKIEGYEADDVLGTLAKNLSAQGVEVYVVTGDKDLAQILDENINIALLGKGEGGDKFKIIRTDEDVIEYLGVPSKKIPDLFGLIGDSSDGIPGVRKIGPKKAIPMLEKYETLEGIYENIDKLTEIAGIGKSLVNNLVEDKEIAFMSRELAIICQDVPLEFNLKNLSYDIDNIKLLELFKILEFKALIKKMGLENGDEKTQEIEKSKRVSKERTFKVVEGKADIKDMVKSLKKVDLVSCYYTEYGIAFSSFDKDYYFPFEKKCESKIGANISLFDPTPVVEDCEINCKEIQEFFDNYNGEIVTYNLKNILNRGISVKNCKLDMMIAYHLISSQTKENVELPIEHLTGIELDNYADKFGKEKPENISAKEYGKYLCQRTMGLLECYDILKEELEDRNLMKVLNEIEMPLIEILSSMEIKGIKIDPEYFSNYEKELGDLIEKLQEKIYEEAGEEFNINSPKQLAEILFFKLNLPPVKKTKTGLSTDEEVLEKLKVDGAEIAKAILEYRKLAKLKNTYVDAIPKLRDEKDRVHTTFNQIGTTTGRLSSSDPNLQNIPVKTDEGIKIRQGFVAEKNSVLMGIDYSQIELRVLAQLSGDENLREAYQNSMDLHSLTARKIFELSDEEEVSREERIIAKTINFSIIYGKTAFGLAKELGISQKEASEYIDRYFNQYPKVKGFEKEIVEFTEKHGYTETFFGRRRLIDGINSKNKNIKSQAERMAVNSVIQGTAAEIIKKVMIEIYKYIKDRDGISLLLQVHDELIFEIEKEKLEMYREDIEKIMRESVKFDSVPLEINTNIGVNWAETK from the coding sequence ATGGAAAAGAAAAAAGCCGTGCTTTTAGATGTAAGTGCCATAATGTATAGAGCATATTTTGCTAATATGAATTTTAGAACAAAGACAGAGCCAACAGGAGCAGTATATGGTTTTGTTAATACTTTGATGAGCATAATAAAAGAGTTTTCTCCAGATTATATTGGAGCAGCTTTTGATGTGAAAAGAGCTTCATTAAAAAGAAGTGAGATATATAAAGAGTATAAAGCACAGAGAGAGTCAGCACCTGAAGATTTAATAGCTCAAATACCAAGAATTGAGGAGTTATTAGATTGTTATAATATAGAAAGATTTAAGATAGAGGGGTATGAAGCAGATGATGTTTTAGGAACTCTTGCTAAAAATCTTTCAGCACAAGGGGTAGAGGTCTATGTAGTAACAGGAGATAAGGACTTAGCTCAAATATTAGATGAAAATATAAATATAGCCCTACTTGGAAAAGGAGAGGGTGGAGATAAATTTAAAATAATAAGAACAGATGAAGATGTCATAGAGTATTTAGGAGTTCCTTCTAAAAAAATTCCAGATTTATTTGGTCTAATTGGAGATTCAAGTGATGGGATTCCAGGTGTTAGAAAAATAGGACCTAAAAAAGCTATTCCTATGTTGGAAAAATATGAAACATTAGAGGGAATTTATGAAAATATAGATAAGCTTACAGAGATTGCTGGAATAGGAAAATCTCTTGTAAATAATTTAGTAGAGGATAAAGAGATAGCTTTTATGAGTAGAGAGCTAGCTATTATTTGTCAAGATGTTCCATTGGAGTTTAATTTAAAAAATTTAAGCTATGATATTGATAATATAAAACTTTTAGAACTTTTTAAAATTTTAGAATTTAAAGCTTTAATTAAAAAGATGGGGCTTGAAAATGGAGATGAGAAAACACAGGAGATAGAGAAGTCAAAAAGAGTTTCTAAAGAGAGAACTTTTAAAGTAGTAGAGGGAAAAGCAGATATAAAAGATATGGTAAAATCTCTAAAGAAAGTTGATTTAGTAAGTTGCTACTATACTGAATATGGAATTGCTTTTAGTTCTTTTGACAAGGATTACTATTTTCCATTTGAGAAAAAATGTGAAAGTAAGATAGGAGCTAATATCTCTCTGTTTGACCCAACTCCAGTAGTAGAAGATTGTGAAATAAATTGCAAAGAGATACAGGAGTTTTTTGATAATTACAATGGAGAGATTGTCACTTATAATTTAAAAAATATTTTAAATAGAGGAATCAGTGTAAAAAATTGTAAATTAGATATGATGATAGCTTACCATCTTATAAGTTCACAAACTAAAGAAAATGTAGAGCTACCTATTGAGCATCTCACTGGGATAGAATTAGACAACTATGCTGATAAATTTGGAAAAGAGAAACCAGAAAATATTTCTGCCAAAGAGTATGGAAAATATCTATGTCAAAGAACAATGGGACTTTTAGAGTGTTATGATATATTAAAAGAGGAACTAGAGGATAGAAACTTGATGAAGGTATTAAATGAGATAGAGATGCCACTTATAGAGATACTATCTTCTATGGAGATAAAGGGAATAAAAATAGACCCAGAGTATTTTTCTAACTATGAAAAAGAGTTGGGAGATTTAATAGAAAAGTTACAGGAAAAAATTTATGAAGAGGCTGGAGAGGAGTTCAATATAAACTCTCCTAAACAATTAGCAGAGATACTTTTCTTTAAGTTGAATTTACCACCTGTGAAAAAGACAAAGACAGGATTATCTACTGATGAAGAGGTATTAGAAAAGTTAAAAGTTGATGGAGCAGAGATTGCTAAAGCTATATTGGAATATAGAAAATTAGCAAAACTAAAAAATACCTATGTAGATGCTATACCAAAATTGAGAGATGAAAAGGATAGAGTTCATACTACATTTAATCAAATAGGAACTACAACAGGTAGACTATCTTCATCTGACCCTAACTTACAAAATATCCCTGTAAAAACTGATGAGGGAATAAAAATAAGACAAGGTTTTGTTGCTGAAAAAAACTCTGTACTTATGGGAATAGATTATTCTCAAATAGAGTTAAGAGTATTGGCACAACTTTCTGGAGATGAAAATTTAAGAGAAGCTTACCAAAACAGTATGGACTTACACAGTCTTACAGCTAGAAAGATATTTGAACTTTCAGATGAAGAGGAAGTAAGTAGAGAGGAAAGAATTATAGCTAAAACAATAAACTTTAGTATAATTTATGGAAAAACAGCCTTTGGATTAGCAAAAGAGCTAGGAATATCACAAAAAGAGGCCAGTGAATATATAGATAGATATTTTAATCAATATCCTAAGGTAAAGGGATTTGAAAAGGAGATAGTAGAGTTTACAGAAAAACATGGTTATACAGAAACTTTCTTTGGAAGAAGAAGGCTTATAGATGGAATCAACTCTAAGAATAAAAATATAAAAAGCCAAGCGGAGAGAATGGCAGTAAATAGTGTAATTCAAGGAACAGCTGCTGAAATTATAAAAAAAGTTATGATAGAGATTTATAAATATATAAAAGACAGAGATGGAATATCTCTGCTATTACAGGTACATGATGAGCTTATTTTTGAAATAGAAAAAGAAAAATTAGAGATGTATAGAGAAGATATTGAAAAAATAATGAGAGAAAGTGTAAAGTTTGATAGTGTACCTTTGGAGATAAATACTAATATTGGAGTAAACTGGGCTGAAACAAAATAG
- the whiA gene encoding DNA-binding protein WhiA, which yields MSYTYNVKEEILNNEMITNIEKTAEISAVLLSKNAFYDDKIELRLENLALAKRVYKFIKDITSLKIEIKYQISKRLGEHNVYIIVIPRQKGYRDFIENMKSFSMELILASEDILKGFIRGIFLSCGYIKDPEKEYALDFFMDNEEAADKLYNLLLSKDKKVFKTMKRNKPLVYLRNSENIMDIMVMIGSIQSFFKYEETTMIKDLKNKTIREMNWEVANETKTLNTGNNQIKMIKHIEKEMGLNSLSPVLEEIAHVRLNNPESTLQEIAEMVGISKSGVRNRFRRIEEIYNNLKKEETEE from the coding sequence ATGTCTTATACCTATAATGTAAAAGAAGAGATACTTAATAATGAAATGATAACAAATATAGAGAAAACTGCTGAAATATCAGCAGTTCTTCTCAGTAAAAATGCTTTTTATGATGATAAAATTGAGCTTAGATTGGAAAATTTAGCTCTAGCAAAAAGAGTATATAAGTTTATAAAAGATATAACTAGCTTAAAAATAGAGATAAAATATCAAATATCTAAGAGGCTAGGGGAGCATAATGTCTATATTATAGTGATACCTAGACAAAAAGGATATAGAGATTTTATAGAGAATATGAAAAGTTTTAGTATGGAGTTAATATTAGCAAGTGAGGATATATTAAAAGGATTTATTCGTGGAATATTTTTATCTTGTGGATATATAAAAGACCCAGAAAAAGAGTATGCACTAGATTTCTTTATGGATAATGAAGAAGCTGCAGATAAATTATATAATTTACTTTTATCTAAAGATAAAAAAGTATTTAAAACTATGAAGAGAAATAAACCGTTAGTATATCTTAGAAATTCAGAAAATATTATGGATATAATGGTAATGATAGGAAGTATTCAATCTTTTTTTAAATATGAAGAAACTACAATGATAAAGGATTTAAAAAATAAAACTATCAGAGAGATGAACTGGGAAGTAGCTAATGAAACTAAGACCTTAAATACAGGAAATAATCAGATTAAAATGATAAAACATATAGAAAAAGAGATGGGTTTAAATTCTCTAAGTCCTGTTTTAGAAGAGATAGCTCATGTGAGATTAAATAATCCTGAGAGCACTCTTCAAGAGATAGCCGAGATGGTAGGAATATCAAAATCTGGTGTAAGAAATAGATTTAGAAGAATAGAGGAGATTTATAATAATCTAAAAAAAGAAGAAACTGAGGAATAA
- a CDS encoding bifunctional riboflavin kinase/FAD synthetase, translating to MRVIENIFELEENLQESYVAIGTFDGVHYGHQKLIRNAVEKAKKNGGKSVVFTFSSHPMELIDISRAPRVINTIEEKLYLLENMGVDCVILQSFIKEFANLTADEFADILKEKVGSKEIFVGFNFSFGEGGKSKTKDLIRLGEERGILVHEIPAVYVDGDLISSTFLRNRILHADIAEINRYLGHRFLIMGEVVHGKKIARELGFPTANIKISTRLYPKNGIYGARVKIEGEDFYRDGVVNIGVNPTLKPGEKSVEVNILDFDEFIYGKIVAVELEQYLREEKKFSSIDELKRVIGNDVKTWTKVVKERRNGYSTKDR from the coding sequence ATGAGAGTAATTGAAAATATATTTGAGTTAGAAGAAAATTTACAAGAGAGCTATGTAGCTATAGGAACATTTGATGGGGTACATTATGGGCATCAGAAATTGATAAGAAATGCTGTGGAAAAAGCCAAGAAAAATGGTGGGAAATCTGTAGTGTTTACTTTTTCAAGTCATCCTATGGAACTTATAGATATCTCAAGAGCTCCAAGAGTGATAAATACAATAGAGGAAAAACTCTATCTATTGGAAAATATGGGAGTGGACTGTGTAATTTTACAATCTTTTATAAAGGAGTTTGCTAATTTAACAGCAGACGAATTTGCTGATATTTTAAAAGAAAAGGTTGGAAGTAAGGAGATTTTTGTAGGATTTAATTTTTCTTTTGGAGAGGGAGGAAAATCTAAAACAAAAGATTTAATTAGACTAGGAGAAGAGAGAGGAATTCTTGTCCATGAAATCCCAGCTGTCTATGTAGATGGAGATTTAATAAGCTCAACTTTTTTAAGAAATAGAATTTTGCATGCTGATATTGCAGAGATAAATAGATATTTAGGACATAGATTTCTTATAATGGGAGAAGTAGTACATGGTAAAAAAATAGCAAGAGAGTTGGGATTTCCTACTGCCAATATAAAGATATCTACAAGATTATATCCTAAAAATGGAATATATGGGGCTAGAGTGAAGATAGAAGGGGAGGATTTTTACCGTGATGGAGTGGTAAATATTGGAGTAAATCCTACTTTAAAACCTGGAGAAAAAAGTGTTGAGGTAAATATTTTAGATTTTGACGAGTTTATCTATGGAAAAATTGTAGCTGTAGAATTGGAACAATATTTGAGAGAGGAAAAGAAATTCTCTTCAATAGATGAATTAAAAAGAGTAATTGGGAATGATGTGAAAACTTGGACTAAAGTGGTAAAAGAGAGAAGAAATGGATATAGTACTAAAGATAGATAA